One Dromiciops gliroides isolate mDroGli1 chromosome 3, mDroGli1.pri, whole genome shotgun sequence DNA segment encodes these proteins:
- the LOC122748457 gene encoding zinc finger protein 74-like yields the protein MAPRSSRPPAQESVTFKDVAVDFTQEEWGLLDPPQKELYKEVMLENAWNLLSLGLPVPREDVISYFEQREAPWMLEQEGLRRHCPGLQVSKHRRACYMPGPKHWGPKEMPGLSPSPMELRVWWGKQHTNNYVGAHYGQDKLELVKRGKALK from the exons ATGGCTCCTAGGAGCAGCAGACCCCCAGCCCAG GAGTCagtgacattcaaggatgtggctgtggacttcACTCAGGAGGAGTGGGGGCTCTTGGACCCCCCTCAGAAGGAGCTatacaaggaggtcatgctggagaatgccTGGAACCTGCTCTCCCTGG GGCTTCCTGTTCCCAGAGAAGATGTGATCTCTTATTTTGAGCAAAGGGAAGCACCGTGGATGCTGGAGCAAGAAGGCCTGAGGCGCCACTGTCCAG GCCTTCAAGTCAGCAAACACAGAAGGGCCTGCTACATGCCAGGCCCTAAGCACTGGGGTCCTAAAGAGATGCCAGGGCTGTCCCCATCTCCCATGGAGCTCAGAGTCTGGTGGGGCAAACAACACACCAACAACTATGTAGGAGCCCACTATGGACAGGACAAGTTGGAGCTGGTCAAGAGAGGGAAGGCCCTAAAGTGA